A region from the Ichthyobacterium seriolicida genome encodes:
- a CDS encoding glycosyltransferase family 2 protein — MKVSIITVVKNRSNTIEDTISSVLSQDYKDIEYIIIDGNSTDGTMDIINKYRSVISKVVSESDDGIYHAMNKGIDLCTGDIIGILNSDDMLSSKHVISNVVNEFHIQKVDIVYGDLLCVKRHNTNKAVRLWRSKPYNERLFRMGWRCPAHPAFFVKKYMYSTYGKFNTKYRIAADYDLMVRFFVKHRATSYHLPKVLTYMRIGGESGKNIKNKFTSTIESYKAWRDNNLWGNPLLLFLKPLSKLVQKIKFFFFRDRGEY, encoded by the coding sequence ATGAAAGTATCGATAATAACAGTAGTAAAAAATAGATCAAATACCATAGAGGATACAATATCTTCGGTCTTAAGCCAAGACTATAAGGATATAGAATACATAATAATAGATGGAAATAGCACAGACGGAACTATGGATATAATAAATAAATATAGGTCTGTGATATCTAAAGTTGTAAGTGAATCCGATGATGGTATATATCACGCTATGAATAAGGGAATAGATCTTTGTACTGGAGATATTATAGGTATTTTAAATAGTGATGATATGCTCAGCTCAAAGCATGTAATTTCTAACGTAGTAAATGAGTTTCACATTCAAAAAGTAGATATAGTATACGGCGATCTACTCTGTGTGAAAAGGCACAATACTAACAAAGCCGTTAGGTTATGGAGATCTAAACCTTATAATGAAAGATTATTTAGAATGGGCTGGAGATGTCCAGCTCATCCAGCTTTTTTTGTTAAAAAGTATATGTACTCCACATATGGAAAATTCAACACTAAATACCGAATAGCTGCCGACTACGACCTCATGGTAAGGTTTTTTGTAAAACACAGAGCCACTTCGTATCATCTGCCTAAAGTATTGACATATATGAGAATAGGAGGAGAAAGTGGTAAAAACATAAAAAATAAATTTACAAGTACTATAGAGTCTTATAAAGCGTGGCGGGATAATAATCTATGGGGAAACCCCCTATTACTGTTTTTAAAGCCTTTATCTAAACTAGTTCAAAAAATCAAGTTTTTCTTTTTTAGGGATAGAGGAGAATATTGA
- a CDS encoding IS1380 family transposase: MRNKNTLFYRGKTSVELTFSSSEISSDGSLIMLEKLERDHRLIHYYSKLLPDTRDSRFITYTRKQQLKQRVYMIMLGYEDANDVNHLHNDPLFKDVLQGDLASQPTISRFENSFDKQAVFKFCDAWLYKYVSSLSDRKRIVIDVDSTDDPTHGSQQLSMFNGYYSQFMYNELFFHDGKTGQIILPVLRPGNSHSNKWYVSILKRIIIKIRESHPEMEIIIRSDSGFSCAPFYQLVDDFDLLYVTGIASNEVLKRKVSWSKNAVKKMYLDQGEKHQHFMSFTYKAKSWHKPQQCYSKVESTGLGMNIRHFSSNLPQKDAREIYFDFYVKRGDSSENRIKEVKNMCFSDRLSNHSFLANFFRLMMSSLAYEMFLLLKQKIKKTRFEVAKKWLISSIRTYLLKVGATIKITKRRIYYQLSKSFVYKGLFREIITQ, encoded by the coding sequence ATGAGGAATAAAAACACATTATTTTATAGAGGGAAAACTTCTGTTGAGTTAACTTTTTCATCATCAGAAATTAGCTCTGATGGATCTTTAATCATGCTTGAAAAACTAGAAAGAGATCATAGATTGATTCATTATTACAGTAAACTTTTGCCTGATACTCGAGACTCTAGATTTATTACTTATACCAGAAAGCAACAGTTAAAACAAAGGGTTTATATGATCATGTTAGGCTATGAAGACGCCAATGATGTTAATCATTTACATAACGATCCTTTATTCAAAGATGTTCTTCAAGGTGATTTGGCTTCTCAACCTACTATATCAAGATTTGAGAATAGCTTTGACAAACAAGCTGTTTTTAAGTTTTGTGATGCGTGGTTATACAAATATGTTTCAAGTTTATCTGATCGTAAGAGAATAGTTATTGACGTAGATTCAACTGATGATCCAACTCATGGCAGTCAACAATTGTCAATGTTTAACGGTTATTATAGTCAATTCATGTACAATGAACTATTTTTTCATGATGGAAAAACAGGACAGATTATCCTTCCTGTACTCCGCCCAGGAAATAGTCATTCTAATAAATGGTATGTGAGTATTTTAAAGCGAATAATTATCAAAATACGTGAGAGTCACCCAGAGATGGAAATAATTATTAGAAGTGATAGCGGCTTTAGTTGCGCTCCTTTTTACCAATTAGTAGATGATTTTGATTTACTATATGTGACAGGCATAGCGAGCAATGAAGTTTTAAAAAGAAAGGTATCTTGGTCAAAAAATGCTGTAAAAAAAATGTATTTAGATCAGGGAGAGAAGCACCAACATTTTATGAGTTTTACGTACAAAGCCAAGAGTTGGCACAAGCCTCAACAGTGCTATTCTAAAGTTGAGAGTACAGGATTAGGGATGAACATAAGGCATTTTTCTAGTAATCTTCCCCAAAAGGATGCTAGAGAAATTTACTTTGACTTTTATGTGAAAAGAGGTGATTCAAGTGAAAATAGAATAAAAGAAGTTAAAAATATGTGTTTTTCTGATCGTTTGTCAAATCATAGTTTTCTTGCTAATTTTTTTCGACTTATGATGAGTAGTCTTGCCTATGAAATGTTTTTATTACTGAAACAGAAGATAAAGAAAACAAGATTTGAAGTAGCAAAAAAATGGTTAATCAGTTCGATTAGAACCTATCTTCTCAAGGTAGGAGCAACGATTAAAATTACCAAAAGGCGAATCTATTATCAGCTATCTAAATCTTTTGTTTACAAGGGTTTATTTCGGGAAATTATTACCCAGTAA
- a CDS encoding tail fiber domain-containing protein: protein MNLAIGISSLRQNVLGSSNIAIGSNALSKKVSGNFNIAIGVKAGRQVASGSNLSLSRGSIFIGHGTRSKVNDSRNEIVIGNDAKGKGDNTVTIGNSKVIETHLKGKVYANTTLISSDKRLKSIIGISDKESDLKKLLDIEITDYSMRDTNKLGNQHFKKVIAQQIEGIVPNIVGKNSGVIPSVYESTESIETTNNTTSITTKKAHGFSRGDMVRLILDDDRESFVKVKEIKSANAFVVDLGDEVSPNKVFVYGKEVDDLRSVDYDGLTTLNISATQAIYDHMLELEKENYILKEKLSGAEEKLSGTEKKLNTLIKVLSKSNVLDKKDIKVLIKE, encoded by the coding sequence TTGAATTTAGCCATTGGTATTTCAAGCTTAAGACAGAACGTCCTTGGCAGTTCGAATATTGCTATTGGCTCAAATGCTCTTTCAAAGAAAGTATCAGGTAATTTTAATATAGCTATAGGAGTGAAAGCTGGTAGACAAGTTGCTAGCGGATCAAATCTCTCGCTGTCACGTGGATCTATTTTCATAGGACATGGCACTAGATCGAAAGTGAATGACAGCAGAAATGAGATAGTTATAGGTAATGATGCTAAAGGAAAAGGGGATAATACTGTAACTATTGGTAATTCTAAGGTTATTGAAACTCACTTAAAAGGAAAAGTTTATGCAAATACTACACTAATCTCTTCTGATAAACGTCTCAAGAGCATAATAGGCATTTCAGATAAAGAATCAGACCTTAAAAAACTTTTAGATATAGAAATCACGGATTACAGTATGAGAGATACTAATAAATTGGGTAATCAGCATTTTAAAAAGGTAATAGCTCAGCAGATAGAAGGTATAGTTCCAAATATTGTAGGAAAGAATAGTGGTGTGATACCTAGCGTCTACGAATCAACCGAATCAATAGAGACTACAAACAATACTACATCAATTACTACAAAAAAAGCACATGGTTTTTCTAGGGGAGACATGGTAAGATTAATTTTGGATGATGACCGAGAGAGTTTCGTTAAAGTAAAAGAGATAAAAAGTGCTAATGCTTTTGTTGTAGATTTAGGAGATGAGGTATCTCCAAATAAAGTATTTGTATATGGTAAGGAGGTAGACGATTTGCGATCAGTAGATTACGATGGCCTTACCACTTTGAATATCTCAGCTACTCAAGCTATTTACGATCACATGCTAGAACTAGAAAAAGAGAATTATATTCTTAAGGAAAAGCTTTCTGGTGCTGAGGAAAAGCTTTCTGGTACTGAAAAGAAATTAAATACTTTAATCAAAGTATTAAGTAAATCAAATGTCCTTGATAAGAAAGATATCAAAGTTTTGATAAAAGAATAG
- a CDS encoding tail fiber domain-containing protein translates to MDVLDVLTSTDASKALSANQGRILNEGLGRKIDSSKIIDNLNSTNATEVLSAAQGKVLKDQIDNKLDSSLRVDVLDVLTSTDASKALSANQGRILNEGLGRKIDTSKIIDNLNSTDATEVLSAAQGKILKDQIDNKLDSSLRVDVLDVLTSTDASKALSANQGRILNEGLGRKIDTSKIIDNLNSTDATEVLSAAQGKILKDQIDNKLDSSLRVDVLDVLTSTDASKALSANQGRILNEGLGRKIDVSKIINNLNSTDATEVLSAAQGKALKDQIDNLGSGSRVDVLDELTSTDASKALSANQGRILNEGLGRKIDASKIIDNLNSTDATEVLSAAQGKILKDQIDNKLDSSLRVDVLDVLTSTDASKALSANQGRILNEGLGRKIDSSKIIDNLNSTNATEVLSAAQGRALNEKINENKTLIKKGTNNLITKWSGNGSNGTSAGTGKENIFLGIRSANAITTGYQNTAFGFESLKENTTGYRNTSIGTYSLAYNTTGTRNTSIGYASLYRSASGIKNVGMGSHALLKMTTGDNNTAIGTNALYGVTTGSKNTAIGCDAGYYIANGSTRLTESDNSIFIGDNVKALANNSENEIVIGNEATGKGNNTVVIGKEGSITSTHLGGLLHSGGFNKRSKMIGVTYNVSDVVLYDGVFYKRTGSSVTIPITGPTSNPSSDPNWEDISSDNLLKVGTNNLITKWSGNGSNGTSAGTGMENSFLVINSGNVVTTGYRNTAFGFKSLEDNMTGYMNTSIGAYSLANNTTDIQNTSIGYGSLYKLSNGEKNVGVGSHSLYKITTGNKNIAIGTNALYNVTTGDSNIAIGNEAGRFITSRSFLTLSNNSIFIGDNAKAKANNSLNEIVIGTNLIGSGDNTVTIGGLGNIYVYLKGHVHAKGNFYANNVLIVSDKRIKSIIGISDKESDLKKLLDIEITDYTMRDTNKMRNQHFKKVIAQQIEGIVPNIVGKNSGVIPSVYEFSKSVETIDNMTSITTNKSHGFSKGDMVRLILDDKREILVKVKGIKSANAFVVDLGYEVSPNKVFVYGKEVDDLRSVDYDGLTTLNISATQAIYYRMLELEKESSILKSENSIIKSENSIIKNENSIIKNENSIIKQEVKILKEGLSNSRKEIKKLINILNKAKILDVKDLKNLTEK, encoded by the coding sequence GTGGATGTGTTAGATGTGTTGACATCTACTGATGCGAGTAAAGCCTTGTCAGCGAATCAGGGTAGAATATTAAATGAAGGATTGGGAAGAAAGATTGATTCGAGTAAAATAATAGATAATTTAAATAGCACTAATGCTACAGAGGTATTATCAGCGGCACAAGGCAAAGTTCTTAAGGATCAAATAGACAATAAGTTAGATTCCAGTTTAAGGGTGGATGTGTTAGATGTGTTGACATCTACTGATGCGAGTAAAGCCTTATCAGCGAATCAGGGTAGAATATTAAATGAAGGATTGGGAAGAAAGATTGATACGAGTAAAATAATAGATAATTTAAATAGCACTGATGCTACAGAGGTATTATCAGCAGCACAAGGGAAAATTCTTAAGGATCAAATAGACAATAAGTTAGATTCCAGTTTAAGGGTGGATGTGTTAGATGTGTTGACATCTACTGATGCGAGTAAAGCCTTATCAGCGAATCAGGGTAGAATATTAAATGAAGGATTGGGAAGAAAGATTGATACGAGTAAAATAATAGATAATTTAAATAGCACTGATGCTACAGAAGTATTATCAGCAGCACAAGGAAAAATTCTTAAGGATCAAATAGACAATAAGTTAGATTCCAGTTTAAGGGTGGATGTGTTAGATGTGTTGACATCTACTGATGCGAGTAAAGCCTTATCAGCGAATCAGGGTAGAATATTAAATGAAGGATTGGGAAGAAAGATTGATGTGAGTAAAATAATAAATAATTTAAATAGCACTGATGCTACAGAGGTATTATCAGCAGCACAAGGCAAAGCCCTTAAGGATCAAATAGACAATTTAGGTTCTGGTTCCAGGGTGGATGTGTTAGATGAATTAACATCTACTGATGCGAGTAAAGCCTTATCAGCGAATCAGGGTAGAATATTAAATGAAGGATTGGGAAGAAAGATAGATGCGAGTAAAATAATAGATAATTTAAATAGCACTGATGCTACAGAAGTATTATCAGCAGCACAAGGAAAAATTCTTAAGGATCAAATAGACAATAAGTTAGATTCCAGTTTAAGGGTGGATGTGTTAGATGTGTTGACATCTACTGATGCGAGTAAAGCCTTATCAGCGAATCAGGGTAGAATATTAAATGAAGGATTGGGAAGAAAGATTGATTCGAGTAAAATAATAGATAATTTAAATAGCACTAATGCTACAGAGGTATTGTCAGCGGCTCAGGGGAGGGCATTAAACGAAAAGATAAATGAAAACAAGACTCTTATAAAAAAGGGGACTAATAATCTGATAACTAAATGGTCAGGAAATGGCAGTAATGGAACTAGTGCAGGCACTGGTAAAGAAAATATTTTTTTAGGTATAAGGTCTGCTAATGCCATAACCACTGGTTATCAGAATACGGCTTTTGGCTTTGAAAGTTTGAAAGAGAATACTACAGGTTATAGGAATACTTCTATTGGCACATATTCTCTCGCTTATAACACTACAGGTACTAGGAATACTTCTATTGGATACGCTTCTTTATATCGATCAGCATCTGGAATAAAAAATGTAGGAATGGGCTCACATGCTTTACTTAAGATGACTACAGGGGATAATAACACAGCTATAGGGACAAATGCTTTATATGGTGTAACTACAGGGAGTAAAAATACAGCTATAGGATGTGACGCTGGTTATTATATTGCTAACGGATCAACACGTCTCACTGAATCAGATAATTCTATTTTTATAGGAGATAATGTTAAAGCGCTAGCAAATAACAGCGAAAATGAGATAGTTATAGGTAATGAGGCTACAGGAAAAGGAAATAATACGGTAGTCATAGGTAAGGAAGGTAGTATTACATCTACTCATTTAGGAGGTTTATTGCACAGTGGAGGTTTTAACAAAAGAAGTAAAATGATAGGGGTTACTTATAACGTTAGTGATGTAGTTCTTTACGATGGGGTTTTTTATAAGAGAACTGGATCTTCTGTCACTATCCCCATCACTGGCCCCACCTCTAACCCATCTTCTGATCCTAATTGGGAAGATATTAGTTCTGATAACCTGCTAAAAGTAGGGACTAATAATCTGATAACTAAATGGTCAGGAAATGGCAGTAATGGAACTAGTGCAGGTACTGGTATGGAAAATAGTTTTTTAGTTATAAACTCTGGTAATGTCGTAACCACTGGCTATCGGAATACGGCTTTTGGCTTTAAAAGTTTGGAAGATAATATGACAGGTTATATGAATACTTCTATTGGCGCATATTCTCTTGCTAATAACACCACAGATATTCAGAATACTTCAATTGGATACGGTTCTTTATACAAATTATCAAATGGAGAAAAAAATGTAGGAGTAGGTTCACATTCTTTATATAAGATAACTACAGGGAATAAAAATATAGCTATAGGGACAAATGCTTTATATAATGTGACTACAGGTGATAGTAATATAGCTATAGGAAATGAAGCTGGTCGTTTTATTACTAGCAGATCATTTCTCACTTTATCAAATAATTCTATTTTCATAGGAGATAATGCTAAAGCGAAAGCAAATAACAGTCTTAATGAGATAGTCATAGGGACTAATCTGATAGGAAGTGGGGATAATACTGTAACCATCGGTGGTTTGGGTAATATTTATGTTTACTTAAAAGGACATGTTCATGCAAAAGGAAATTTTTATGCAAATAATGTACTAATAGTTTCTGATAAACGTATCAAGAGCATAATAGGCATTTCAGATAAAGAATCAGACCTTAAAAAACTTTTAGATATAGAAATCACGGATTACACTATGAGAGATACTAATAAAATGAGGAATCAGCATTTTAAAAAAGTAATAGCTCAGCAGATAGAAGGTATAGTTCCAAATATTGTAGGAAAGAACAGTGGTGTGATTCCTAGCGTCTATGAATTTTCTAAATCGGTAGAAACTATTGATAATATGACATCAATTACTACAAATAAATCTCACGGTTTTTCTAAGGGAGACATGGTAAGATTAATTTTGGATGATAAGCGAGAGATTTTAGTTAAAGTAAAAGGGATAAAAAGTGCTAATGCTTTTGTTGTAGATTTAGGATATGAGGTATCTCCAAATAAAGTATTTGTATATGGTAAGGAGGTAGACGATTTGCGATCAGTAGACTATGATGGCCTTACCACTTTGAATATCTCAGCTACTCAAGCTATTTACTATCGTATGTTAGAACTAGAAAAAGAAAGTAGCATTCTTAAAAGTGAGAATAGTATTATTAAAAGTGAGAATAGCATTATTAAAAATGAGAATAGCATTATTAAAAATGAGAATAGCATTATTAAACAAGAGGTTAAGATCCTTAAGGAAGGACTTTCTAATTCTAGAAAAGAGATTAAGAAATTAATTAATATCTTAAATAAAGCTAAGATTCTAGATGTTAAAGATCTTAAAAATTTAACAGAAAAATAA
- a CDS encoding TonB-dependent receptor, with the protein MIKLITNSLLLIVISCNFLFAKNTAKIIGNIKDSENKPVEFAYISLEDMSIGSESDQHGNYELDIPLGTHKLVLRMPGYKTIKQIIEVKDNKDIVLNFTLKVDLLELDKVVVTATRNYLDRKEAPIVVSVTTARMLETTNSVSLVEGLNYQPGLMTESNCQNCGFSQVRINGLEGAYSQILIDSKPVFSTLNSIYGLDQMPMNLIKEIEIVRGGGSSLYGANAIAGTINIITKDPEVNSFQINQKLSLINLEAPESTTMMNGSVVGDSNNAGFSYFGSFKKKNSMDYNGDGFSEFPTLENKSFGFKSFLKPVENSKLAVEFSTLGEFRRGGNNLHLEPFEADAAEQIISDVYSGNVSFDIMDENGIMHSNSYASFSSSKNRNYYGGGEDLVKQKGKVLGFGKTMNEIFLVGTKYSHRIPNLLFGKGNITSGVEFKHEMVEDQKKNFNAQILQTLKNYGTYIQQEWEKDDLKILLGLRGDIDNFAGEKIILSPRLNIMYSIHEDSRLRLSYSTGFLSPKMFTEDIHQTLAGGELTRVELAPNLKPEKSASYLASIDWGNNYGVDEFYVLLEGFYTQLYNSFVLEDVGDEESRIFQKKNGGTSHIKGLNLELKYAPNIEWQIQLGGTLQEGLRSEPVKWSDDLDITENDNKFFRSPNLYGNFGITYAPTKDFQNNITGNYLGSMYVPHVSGFIEKDKLEKTPDFWVINLRSSYNIHYKEILDIEFSGGISNILDSFQQDSDKGPDKDASYTYGPSKPRTIFVGIKIGTH; encoded by the coding sequence ATGATTAAACTAATAACCAATTCCCTATTACTAATAGTGATTAGCTGTAATTTTTTATTCGCTAAAAATACTGCCAAGATAATAGGCAATATAAAAGACTCAGAAAATAAACCCGTTGAATTCGCTTATATTTCTTTAGAGGATATGTCTATAGGTTCAGAATCTGACCAACATGGTAATTATGAATTAGACATTCCATTGGGAACTCACAAATTAGTGTTGAGAATGCCAGGGTATAAAACTATAAAACAAATAATAGAGGTAAAAGACAATAAAGATATAGTACTAAATTTCACACTAAAAGTAGATTTACTAGAACTAGACAAAGTGGTAGTTACTGCTACTAGGAATTACCTAGATAGAAAAGAAGCCCCTATTGTAGTTTCTGTAACCACTGCTCGTATGTTGGAGACTACAAACTCCGTATCTCTTGTAGAAGGACTAAATTATCAACCAGGATTAATGACGGAGAGTAATTGTCAGAACTGTGGTTTTTCTCAAGTTAGAATAAATGGTCTTGAAGGAGCTTACTCTCAAATATTAATAGATAGCAAGCCAGTATTCAGTACCTTAAATAGTATATACGGACTAGATCAAATGCCTATGAATCTGATAAAAGAAATAGAAATTGTAAGAGGTGGAGGATCTTCTCTATATGGAGCAAATGCCATTGCAGGAACTATAAATATCATCACCAAAGACCCTGAAGTAAACTCTTTTCAGATTAATCAAAAACTATCTCTTATAAATTTAGAAGCCCCAGAATCTACAACTATGATGAATGGATCTGTAGTAGGTGATAGCAATAATGCAGGGTTCTCATATTTTGGTTCATTCAAGAAGAAAAACTCTATGGACTACAACGGTGACGGGTTCTCAGAATTCCCTACCTTGGAAAATAAGTCATTTGGATTTAAATCATTTCTAAAACCAGTAGAAAATTCCAAATTAGCAGTGGAGTTCAGCACCCTTGGTGAATTTAGACGAGGAGGTAATAACCTTCACTTAGAGCCATTTGAAGCCGATGCAGCAGAACAAATTATATCTGATGTTTATTCTGGTAATGTGTCATTCGACATTATGGATGAGAATGGAATAATGCATTCAAATAGCTACGCTTCTTTTTCTTCTTCTAAGAATAGAAATTATTACGGTGGAGGTGAGGATCTTGTAAAACAAAAAGGCAAAGTATTAGGTTTTGGTAAAACTATGAATGAGATATTTTTAGTAGGAACCAAATATTCTCATAGAATTCCGAATTTGCTGTTTGGAAAAGGAAATATTACCAGTGGGGTTGAATTTAAACACGAAATGGTTGAAGACCAAAAGAAAAACTTCAATGCTCAAATACTTCAAACCTTAAAAAACTACGGTACATATATACAACAAGAATGGGAAAAAGACGATTTAAAAATATTACTCGGATTGAGAGGTGATATAGATAACTTCGCAGGAGAAAAAATAATCTTGAGCCCGAGATTAAACATTATGTATTCTATACACGAAGATTCTAGACTAAGACTTTCTTATTCTACAGGGTTTTTATCTCCTAAAATGTTTACAGAAGACATACACCAAACTCTAGCTGGAGGAGAGCTAACTAGAGTTGAATTAGCTCCAAATTTAAAACCTGAAAAATCTGCCAGCTATTTGGCATCTATAGATTGGGGGAATAATTATGGAGTAGATGAGTTTTATGTGTTGTTAGAGGGATTTTACACACAATTATACAATTCTTTTGTTTTGGAAGATGTTGGAGATGAAGAAAGTAGAATTTTTCAAAAGAAAAATGGAGGCACTTCACATATAAAAGGATTAAACCTAGAGTTGAAATACGCTCCTAATATAGAATGGCAAATACAATTGGGCGGAACCTTGCAAGAGGGATTACGTTCAGAACCTGTAAAATGGAGCGACGATTTAGATATTACAGAAAATGATAATAAGTTTTTCAGATCTCCTAATCTATACGGAAACTTTGGTATTACTTATGCTCCTACCAAAGATTTTCAAAATAATATTACTGGAAATTATTTAGGAAGCATGTATGTCCCTCATGTGAGTGGATTTATAGAAAAAGATAAATTAGAAAAAACCCCAGATTTCTGGGTAATAAACCTAAGATCTTCTTACAACATACATTATAAAGAGATATTAGACATAGAATTTAGTGGAGGTATCTCAAACATTTTAGACAGTTTTCAACAAGACTCTGATAAAGGCCCAGATAAAGATGCTTCGTATACCTATGGCCCTTCTAAACCTAGAACAATATTCGTAGGAATTAAAATTGGCACTCATTAG
- a CDS encoding glycosyltransferase: MNLAPIVLFVYNRLDCLKKTIDHLQKNELAYDSELFIYSDGPKDSISIQKVKDVRSYISCITGFKKVTVIERGKNMGARDSVIGGVTEVINKFGRVIVVEDDLITSRYFLRYMNEALTTYQSNDEVGSICGYVYPISGLSDYFFIRSFSPWGWATWKRSWDLFERDSQLLLLRFIGEKYSDEISSYYKRLLKMEIRGVVSCWDIKWHFSLFCNDKLILYPGKTYVNNIGFGKDATHTNSFIDVPSMYNSKLQDEYSFYEIEVRMDSKAEKKHKFYIDNYKYIGLFHKIKMILSGTFVRIKSLIKVFFVRFMKV, encoded by the coding sequence ATGAATCTAGCTCCTATAGTTCTTTTTGTTTACAATCGTTTAGATTGTCTTAAAAAGACCATTGACCATTTACAAAAGAATGAATTAGCCTATGATAGTGAGTTGTTTATTTATTCAGATGGTCCCAAGGATAGTATTTCTATTCAAAAGGTAAAAGATGTTAGATCTTATATAAGTTGTATAACAGGATTTAAAAAAGTCACTGTTATAGAAAGAGGTAAAAACATGGGGGCAAGGGATTCTGTTATCGGTGGAGTAACAGAGGTTATAAATAAATTTGGCAGAGTTATAGTTGTAGAAGATGATTTAATTACTTCCAGATATTTTTTAAGATATATGAATGAGGCATTAACTACTTACCAAAGTAATGATGAGGTAGGTTCTATATGTGGATATGTTTATCCAATATCTGGATTATCTGATTATTTTTTTATTAGAAGTTTTAGTCCATGGGGCTGGGCTACTTGGAAGAGGTCTTGGGATTTATTTGAAAGAGATAGTCAACTACTTCTTTTGAGATTTATAGGTGAAAAATATAGTGATGAAATTTCAAGTTATTATAAACGTCTTTTAAAGATGGAAATAAGAGGGGTAGTTAGTTGTTGGGATATAAAATGGCATTTTAGCCTTTTTTGTAATGATAAGTTGATATTGTATCCAGGAAAAACTTATGTGAATAACATTGGCTTTGGAAAGGATGCCACTCATACTAATTCTTTTATAGATGTTCCTAGTATGTATAACAGTAAGTTACAAGATGAGTATTCGTTTTACGAGATAGAGGTAAGGATGGATTCTAAAGCGGAGAAAAAGCATAAATTCTATATTGATAATTATAAATACATAGGTCTATTTCACAAAATTAAAATGATATTAAGTGGCACTTTTGTAAGGATTAAGTCACTTATAAAAGTTTTTTTTGTTCGCTTTATGAAAGTCTAG
- the rpsL gene encoding 30S ribosomal protein S12, protein MPTIQQLVRKGRSSSVKKSKSVALHSCPQRRGVCTRVYTTTPKKPNSAMRKVARVRLTNGNEVNAYIPGEGHNLQEHSIVLVRGGRVKDLPGVRYHIVRGALDTMGVEGRSQRRSKYGAKRPKGK, encoded by the coding sequence ATGCCAACTATACAACAGTTAGTTCGTAAGGGAAGAAGTTCCTCTGTTAAAAAAAGTAAGTCTGTGGCTTTACATTCTTGTCCTCAGAGGAGGGGGGTTTGTACTAGGGTTTACACTACTACTCCTAAAAAACCTAATTCAGCTATGAGAAAGGTGGCTAGGGTTAGGCTTACTAATGGTAATGAGGTAAATGCTTATATACCAGGTGAAGGTCATAATTTGCAAGAGCATTCAATAGTTTTAGTTAGAGGTGGCAGGGTTAAGGATTTGCCAGGTGTAAGGTATCATATTGTTCGTGGAGCTTTAGATACTATGGGTGTTGAAGGTAGGTCGCAGAGAAGGTCTAAATACGGAGCTAAGAGGCCTAAGGGCAAATAG
- the rpsG gene encoding 30S ribosomal protein S7, which yields MRKGRVKRRELFPDPKYGDELVTKFVNNLMYSGKKSLAYRIFYDALSIVEEKTTDDEKTSLEIWKSALDNVTPYVEVKSKRVGGAVYQVPVQISSGRRISMAIKWMISFSRKRNEKSMSDKLASEILAAYKQEGSSFKKKTDVHKMAESNKAFSHFRF from the coding sequence ATGAGAAAAGGAAGAGTTAAGCGTAGGGAGCTGTTTCCAGATCCCAAATACGGAGATGAATTAGTTACTAAGTTTGTGAACAATTTGATGTATTCAGGTAAGAAGAGTTTGGCTTATCGTATATTTTACGATGCGTTGAGCATTGTGGAGGAAAAAACTACAGATGATGAAAAGACATCTCTAGAGATATGGAAATCTGCTTTGGATAACGTAACTCCTTACGTGGAGGTTAAGAGCAAGAGAGTTGGTGGTGCTGTTTATCAGGTTCCTGTTCAGATAAGTTCAGGCAGGAGGATTTCTATGGCTATTAAGTGGATGATTTCTTTTTCTAGAAAGAGAAATGAAAAGTCTATGAGCGACAAGTTAGCGTCTGAGATTTTAGCTGCTTACAAACAAGAGGGTTCTTCTTTCAAGAAGAAGACTGATGTTCATAAGATGGCAGAGTCCAATAAGGCATTTTCACATTTTAGATTTTAA